A single region of the Lycium barbarum isolate Lr01 chromosome 2, ASM1917538v2, whole genome shotgun sequence genome encodes:
- the LOC132627487 gene encoding F-box protein AUF2-like — translation MAFELDNSDGFDRIPDPLIHIIFNQLSDIKTLIRCRSVSKRFNSLVPQADSLLLRVDRVISASDDDDDSILIAFLRFIIKFLSPNKPLQNPTRSQNSPAQILREFEKIRNLQIELPSGDLRLEKGTIIRWKAEFGKTLKSCVILGFRGGGGDGEVAELGGGGGLKMRVVWTISALIAASARHYMMMEVVNEHKELENLLIKDREDEGKVVMDKKGLRECRECSEVNNGSSGVGLWWRSNRTTVPAVRMRMRHEARMELSGGTKMVGATLVVVRPINERSDEVEEQNGDVGIALGAFREDQVYCEAVERLLKSRSYILEMNSF, via the coding sequence ATGGCATTCGAATTAGATAACTCAGACGGGTTCGATCGTATACCCGACCCGTTAATCCACATAATCTTCAACCAACTCTCCGACATCAAAACCCTAATCCGTTGCCGTTCCGTTTCAAAACGTTTCAACTCATTGGTCCCACAAGCCGATTCCCTTCTCCTCCGGGTCGACCGGGTCATATCCGCATCCGACGATGACGACGATTCCATCCTTATTGCTTTCCTCAGATTCATTATCAAATTCCTTTCACCAAACAAACCCTTACAAAACCCGACCCGATCTCAAAACTCACCAGCACAGATCTTACGGGAATTCGAGAAGATCCGGAATCTACAAATTGAGCTTCCTTCAGGTGATCTTAGGTTAGAGAAAGGAACGATTATTAGATGGAAAgctgaatttgggaaaaccctaAAAAGTTGCGTGATATTAGGGTTTCGCGGCGGCGGTGGGGATGGTGAGGTGGCGGAGttaggtggtggtggtggtttgaAAATGAGGGTAGTTTGGACAATTAGCGCGTTGATTGCTGCGTCAGCTAGGCATTATATGATGATGGAAGTCGTAAACGAGCATAAAGAGCTCGAAAACTTGTTAATCAAGGACAGAGAAGATGAAGGAAAAGTCGTAATGGATAAGAAAGGGTTGAGAGAATGTAGAGAATGTAGCGAAGTAAACAATGGGAGTAGTGGTGTTGGTTTATGGTGGAGGAGTAATCGAACGACAGTGCCAGCTGTACGAATGAGGATGAGGCACGAAGCGAGGATGGAATTGTCCGGTGGGACGAAAATGGTGGGAGCAACATTGGTGGTTGTACGACCCATTAATGAGAGGAGTGATGAGGTGGAGGAACAAAATGGAGATGTAGGAATAGCGTTAGGGGCTTTTCGGGAAGATCAAGTGTATTGTGAAGCTGTCGAGAGGTTGCTTAAGAGTCGAAGTTATATTCTCGAGATGAACTCTTTCTAG